One window of Fusarium keratoplasticum isolate Fu6.1 chromosome 2, whole genome shotgun sequence genomic DNA carries:
- a CDS encoding N-acetyltransferase domain-containing protein gives MSFEIVVPSENDAPSMASVHLDAMDPNLLMHAQFPNTESLEFLRGWLCRETLDHVRSDDKGVLIARDTDTGKILSFVKWAIHGLRQTRSEPEDEFPACCRREYLDSYAALTKEARVKVLGDKPHYHVSYLCTDPKFGGRGAASGLLRRVQTEAAAENAAVILEATMNAVTFYERLGFKVQEKLEMTLPARGSSEPTELYEERTMVWAP, from the exons ATGTCTTTTGAGATTGTTGTCCCCTCCGAGAATGACGCCCCCAGCATGGCCAGTGTCCATCTGGACGCAATGGATCCCAATTTGCTGATGCATGCCCAATTTCCGAACACCGAGAGCCTGGAATTCCTTCGAGGCTGGCTTTGCAGAGAGACGTTGGATCACGTCCGCAGCGACGACAAGGGCGTCCTCATCGCCCGAGACACAGACACCGGGAAGATATTGAGCTTTGTCAAGTGGGCGATTCATGGCCTGCGGCAAACGCGGTCAGAGCCCGAAGACGAATTCCCGGCTTGTTGCCGGCGGGAGTATCTCGACTCATATGCAGCTCTCACCAAAGAAGCAAGAGTTAAGGTGCTCGGTGATAAGCCGCATTACC ACGTGTCATATCTCTGTACGGATCCAAAGTTCGGtggtcgaggagctgcttCTGGGCTGCTTCGACGAGTTCAGACGGAGGCAGCAGCCGAAAATGCAGCAGTTATTCTTGAGGCTACCATGAACGCCGTGACCTTTTATGAGAGGCTCGGCTTCAAGGTCCAAGAGAAACTCGAAATGACTCTCCCAGCACGAGGATCCAGCGAGCCAACCGAGCTCTACGAGGAGAGGACCATGGTCTGGGCGCCTTAG